Proteins from one Anastrepha obliqua isolate idAnaObli1 chromosome 2, idAnaObli1_1.0, whole genome shotgun sequence genomic window:
- the LOC129237369 gene encoding LOW QUALITY PROTEIN: uncharacterized protein LOC129237369 (The sequence of the model RefSeq protein was modified relative to this genomic sequence to represent the inferred CDS: inserted 1 base in 1 codon; substituted 1 base at 1 genomic stop codon): MKRKIAGSAIQVTHLCLXISRSYAAFIKATNNGXIFSFTFGKQMTMLNLPLLLIPVLISFTLHLSAGQALHTNAQQNFWESFVPGELLRLLESSTLTTPDVGSNVAQRRSDVASSAITLPASGDNIVPLTPNSIHKRSDSSTDNTQDQQNAPSSDEFNYDQAYEDFVRQYFSDKLEEDNDSNENHEEAQDSEEQQLEAEHNSSSTETEPLSGETKNRVQRKTKEKCRRVRKNKQNCLICENALSGEKSESCSFSRESEPQKYAFERERSYKKQRDAEEPSAQSVEQTSSEEAKAAESDKSDEEINKRNIKSNRRQAKISRNSSSCIQMIKRGKICYQCVDGDGTTTKCYVPRGRKKERVDNKTRPAEGKEHKVQKTQQRIYKRTISYSFEKGTNGTAANEPPAEVDQEADTAAKSSAPNLKEKIFIKVVKQNETIAE, from the exons atgaaaagaaaaatagccgGTAGTGCAATTCAAGTCACCCATCTGTGTCTATAAATCTCTCGCAGTTATGCTGCATTTATAAAGGCCACAAACAATG AAATTTTCTCATTCACTTTTGGAAAACAGATGACAATG ttgAACTTACCTTTGCTGCTGATCCCAGTGCTCATCTCATTTACACTCCACTTAAGTGCAGGTCAGGCATTGCACACAAATGCACagcaaaatttttgggaatCCTTTGTACCTGGCGAACTGCTCCGGCTTTTGGAAAGCTCTACCTTAACAACACCCGATGTGGGTAGCAATGTCGCACAACGCAGATCAGATGTAGCATCATCAGCAATCACATTACCCGCTAGCGGGGATAACATCGTGCCTTTAACACCAAATTCAATTCATAAACGTTCAGATTCATCAACTGATAACACTCAAGATCAACAAAATGCACCATCAAGTGATGAATTCAATTACGATCAGGCTTACGAAGATTTCGTGCGTCAATATTTTAGTGACAAACTAGAAGAAGATAACGATTCTAATGAAAATCATGAAGAAGCACAAGATAGCGAAGAGCAACAATTAGAAGCGGAACACAATTCTTCATCAACGGAAACGGAACCATTGTCGGGGGAAACGAAAAATCGCGTGCAAcgcaaaacaaaagagaaatgcCGACGCGTTAGgaagaataagcaaaattgtttgATTTGTGAAAATGCGCTCAGTGGCGAAAAATCAGAATCATGCTCTTTTTCGCGTGAAAGTGAACCGCAGAAATATGCATTCGAGCGGGAAAGAAGCTATAAGAAACAGCGTGATGCTGAGGAACCTTCAGCGCAAAGTGTTGAACAAACATCTTCGGAAGAGGCGAAGGCAGCGGAATCGGACAAAAGTGATGAAGagattaataaaagaaatatcaaaAGCAATCGCCGCCAGGCTAAAATCTCAAGAAATAGTAGCTCATGCATACAAATGATAAAGCGTGGGAAAATTTGCTATCAGTGTGTGGATGGCGATGGCACGACCACCAAGTGTTATGTGCCCAGAGGAAGGAAGAAGGAAAGAGTGGATAATAAGACACGTCCAGCCGAAGGAAAAGAAcataaagtgcaaaaaacacagcAACGCATTTACAAACGAACCATTTCGTATTCTTTCGAAAAGGGTACAAATGGCACTGCAGCAAATGAACCGCCGGCTGAGGTCGACCAGGAAGCAGATACAGCAGCAAAAAGCAGTGCACcaaatttaaaggaaaaaatattcattaaagtGGTTAAGCAAAACGAAACAATAGCAGAATAG